In Oreochromis aureus strain Israel breed Guangdong linkage group 9, ZZ_aureus, whole genome shotgun sequence, the genomic window CCAACTTATGGCCTCGGCTACGTCCCATCTCTGGTTGGCGTCGATCAtctaacagaaaaataaaccccTTTGGTATAATTTCCTAATGCCATTACACATGCAGGGGCAAGAACAGGCTTACCAATGTGCTGCTGGGTCCAATCATTTGCCTTATGAGGCGGCACCGGCGTATGTCGTCCTCTAGATCGGCACCAACCTTCACCTTAAATCTGGTCCATCCGCTTTTAAGAGCATCTGAGCAGAGCTTAACAGAAACATGACTGTCATTATAGTTAGTAGTATGCCTAACTAGGCATACTGTTTGCTGAGCGATTTATACAACAGAGACCTGCTTGAGCTGCTGGTCTGAGTATCCGAGCCAAGCACAGGAGGTGGTATATGCAGGATAACCCTCTTTCAGCATCTGATCCTCTGGTAGAAAAAGGTTTGTACTGAATTAAATTGTGTTTAAATGGAATAAATAGGCCTTCTATGGTGGCTGAAAGGGCTCTGGTTGGTTTCTAAAGAGGCAGTAACTAGTGTGCTCACCTCTCTGCTTCTTGCCCTCCTGTGCTTTCACAAGTATGTCTAAGAGAAGAACGAAGACAGAAGGAGTGTGACACAGTGTTTTGGTAACACTGCATTTCTCAAACTGTACTCTCCAGATGTCAAATGACGTCAAAAACCAGTCTCACCCAGAGCTTCTTCCTCTGTAAGCACATCAGTGATGTATCTGAAGTCAATGCACGACACAATCTGCTTCGGGTCCTGAATTGACAAATATATGCCATGATATTTCCCTCGTGATTACATCCCGGACATAAATCGGTGGAGTAAATTATCTCTGACTCACCATGTCCACGAGCAGCTTCCACAGCGGCTGTGGAAAAAGTCTGTGAGCCATGATGTGTCATGCTTTATGAGAGAAACAAAGTTTTACTTATTAAGCTTCATCTGAGATTTCCCCACCTTGCCTTCAGCCCTTGCCCAGAGGTCCCACACAGCATTCAGGACTGCAGCAGTGGCCAGGTGGATCACTCCTTTCTCTGGGCCTAACTGTACCAGACGAGAGTCATAATTACATCTAGCAAAAGGCACTGGCAGAAAAAGCAAAACTGGAGAGTACACCGCAGTTTGTTAATAGACCCATTTTTCATCATGCATTTATTAACTAGGTCTCTTTTTATAGTTAATTATTGTTGGAGGCTTTTTTGGCATGAAAAAACAAGCATACATCATTCAACAACACTGGCAAAGCCACCAGTCTGCATAAGCTGTCTGATATGGATACAAAAGTGTGGGCATCGCTGGATAAATtacatattttataaatataaaatatgtcatTTAACATTTATTCAATATTCATATTGATATTAACCCATAAGTGTTAAACACCGGGTGAATATCAGCAGATTCCATCAGTCAAGTGAAACTGAtattagcttaaaaaaaaaaaatgactgtaaTCTGGTTAtgtttgttatgttatgtttgTACTCTCACCCATCTCATCTGGCCATCACTGGTCAGGAGGCGGTAAAATCCACGGAAGTTGCTCACAATCTCCTGCAAAGATTTGCCGATAACTAGTCCTGCAAGGGCCTTGACAGCACACAGCACTGCGGGGTTTcaaccagcagcaaaaacaaagaaaaattggGTGAAGATCAAAACTTCAACAAAGatctataattttaataaacctCATTTAAACAGATACAGGGACTGTGGAGTCTGAGACGACAGCCCTGCAACAGCCAAGTTATGATGTTTGGTGTTTTGTCCAGTTTATCTCCCTGTTGCTCTGTGCCACCCTACACAAAGGCGTCTCGCTCATAAGCCTGCACTCTTTGATATCCACTGTAACTAATTGAGGGTGAGTGGGaagagaagagagcagagagagacagagtaacAGTTACACTATGTTAGACAGAGATGAATAATTACTAATGATTACTTCTCAGTTTTAACagtagtttcctgttttattttgatagtctcttgTCCTGCTTGtgttatgttcagttttgcttcccctgtcatTTGTCTAACTTAGTTCACCTGTGTCTTGTTTTGCCCAGCTGTGTTGCATCTTCCTAATTACCTCATGTGTGGATTAAAGTCCTCAGTTTCCCTCTGGTCTTCATCGTGCCATTGCTGTACTCCTTCATGTTGTGTGCTCATCTTATGCTTTTGTTGAGCTTCCTAACAAAAAGGAAGGgttcctgcattttgggtctgTTCTTCACCTACCACACAGCACGCCTTGACAATATTTTCTGTTGCTGCAGCGTCAAGAGGACTTGAGCCATGAACTCAAGTCCTCTTGACGCTTTATAACCAGCTACTTTGCACGTACAGTGAGTGAAAGCATTGGGTGAACCGAATCAGGTTAAATTAAATCGAGCTATTAGACCTGAGTGAACTCGTATTGATCAGAGAGTTAGAACAAGTAAAAGAAACTTAGATTAACCTGAAAGGAACTAAAATAGGTTAAGCGGTAGTTGATACAAATCAGGATTTAAAACCAAACCTGACCTGGGAAGGGAGAGAAATAtatctttgttttgcttttgtttgtttttttgtttatcttcttgttttatttaagaTAACTAATgccatatatacacacaccatatacatatttttatagTCAATCCTCATGTATTTACTGTGTGCATAGTAACTAGTAATCCATACTTTATTTATTCCATCCTTTATTCCAGCATCTATGAACTCTGCACCATACATGTTATAAATGTTATCGTTTTTGTCATGTTCATATCATGTTGTCAGTATTCTCTGCAATGTAACTAAACTGCATTGACTAAAACtaccacaagatggcagtgcAGGGCTTGgaaattaaaaaagagaaaagtcatccaaaatttgacattttctatGCAACTTTTTAATGATTAAGGAGCATGTAGGCCATAGAAACACCGTCAATAAACCATAATGTGGCTGATTTCTAaattgttaatgtttttttttaaaaaacaatttggTCGTGTAAATTATGAGACGCTGTATTCATGTAAAAATCTACATCGCAGCTGTAATTttgcttaataaaaaaaacagtagcGTTTTCACATTTAGTCTATAtagctgagattttttttctctaccgAAAACCTTTTGATAAAATTCACACTATTCAAGAACTAGAAATTCTGAGCTCACTGCGTGCACTTGAATGCAACAGCAAGTTTGTTGTGGTGGCTTCGTCAAAGTGGGTCTTTAAGGCCGCCCCGCGTGGATCTTACCGATCTCGGTGCCTTTTCCCAACGTGAACGTGAGGCCGAAACCTTTGAGGCCGCTGTCCGTGTCGAGGACCACATAGGCGGCCGAGTAGTCCGGGTCGGTGTGCTGCAGCGTGGACATGAGAGGGGGAAAGGTCTCATTCTTGTGGCTGTGTCTGTGAATGCGAACATGCACGCGCGTGGAGAACGAGCTACACAAACTTCTTACCATCGCGTCTGAGCCGTGCTGCTCCAGGGACGTCGGGAACCTCACGTCCCTCACTCTCAAATTAACAATTTTGTGCGACATCTCTGCGCACAGATTAAGTCTGTCATGTGATCGAAGCGGTTTCTGCTGTTGTGACCTCTATAAGCTTACCCCACCCACTTCACCGTGTCGTAAACATTAAAGATGAGGCTTAAAGAGACAAATCAAAGCGTCTGGTCTCTAAGTAAATaatagaaatataaaaatacactgTGTAAAATCGCGTTTTATTGTACAAATTCCCCAGGTGAGTCTCCGCCCACAACCTGCCTCCCCGGTAAACTTTACAGTCTTGTCAATTTGATCAATAATCATACAAAATGAGGAGTTTATAAAGCCCTTCATTACAAGCTCGGTCATCAACTGGCATTAATAACAATATAATACTGTCCTGTCGAGTCCATACAGGAGCAAAGAGAAGATCTAATCATACACATCACTGCCATACAAACAACAGTTTTTGCAGAGTCACCATAAAACACGAGAGTCTGAGTTTCATCCCATCCCTGTTTAAACCGTCAAATCGACCCAGTGACACATTATACAAACGTCTTTCATGTAAGCATGTCTCTGCAGCGATTACAGTGGGATTATAGTAACCGGGGCAGTGAGGGACACAAAGAATTATGGCATTGTAATCACAAAGTCTCTTCTGGAGGATGATGGACAGCGAGGGGAAGTCTTCAAATGAAGCTTTAAATCAATGTCAGTGAGATTATAAATTCTaggaacatatttttttttttaaaaaagacagagTTTATCACAATCTTAATCATGTCTACTGCAACTGATGACGTGAGTAAAGATAAGCCGTGTGGAATTTGGACCATCAACCTCACCCTGAGAATGTCTCCCTGTTAGGAAAATATATTATTTCTTATCAACAATTAATCATTATGTTGCATAATTTATTGTTACAGCACAAATTTGGAGGCAAATGAGTGCAACGGCCGGCTTTTCTCAGTGGGTTTTTCTTCCGCGAGGCTTCGTCACAGCTTATTTCACAGGAGTAAGAATCCCACATGGAGTGTATCTGAAACACATCTCTGAAATCGGAAACCACAGTCATATTCAGAAATTCACACATCTAAGACTTGTGTAGTACCGTAGGTTAACACAAAATTATGAAATGCAACAAAATCTTGTGTGGAcactggaaacagaaaaaaaagggagagagagaaaatgtagAGCAAGTAGTGGTTTGTGTGACTGGCAGTTTCCGGTCAACTTTTTCTGGACTTGTCATTAAACAAGCTTCCTCTGGGTGTAGGGATACGCAGAAGAGCCCAGTCTGGCTATAGGTTTTCTCCAGGTTGATACTGTGGCTCTGTGGCGGTGAAATAGTCCTCCAGGAAGGACTGCAGGTACTCGAAGGTTGGCCTCTCGTCGGGCTCCTTCTTCCAGCACAGCTTCATCATCTCATGAAGGGACTCGGGACAACCCTGCGGGCAGGGCATGCGGTAGCCTCTCTCCACCTGCTCCAGCACCTCCCGGTTCACCATACCTGAGGTGGAGATGAAGTGGAGACAGAGAGGGCTGTAAGAGCTTTTGTTCAAGCCTTTTTTTCCAAATGGAAAAAGAAGAGATAAGAAAGCTCAGGAGGCTGCATGTTCCACAGAGAATCCAGAGTGCATCATTAAAATCACAGCCACCATCAACAGAAAGGATTGAAAGCCTAGCAAATCCCCTCCCTGCTGAATATCAATCTACAGCAGGAAGtcgtgatttaaaaaaaacaatttgagTGTCACGATATAATGGTGCTGATGATATCCATGCtgcatgtaaaataaataactaaaaaggGGAGTAATAGGCAAATCATACATCTGTACTGCAGGTGGACCCCCATAATATAAGAAATTCAGCTTGAAATTATTCACTtgcattttaatattaattgatttatttatgttaaaagtcaATTAAAACTAAGCACCTCCTGTTACCACTTTGTGATATTACTCTTTACGCTGACCTAAATTTACTGCTCTTGTATTGAAGCACTGAAGCAGTGACAGGAGGCCTTAACACTTTGCACATGACTGGGTAGCATTAGCAATTTATAGCCAACAGTCCATgtggtttatgtttttaaataaaaatttgaagGAACGATATCACTCACTcttttatattttgatttaaagCCAAGATTTGGGATTGGTTGGGCTCTATGGGAGTTTGACCTATAGACTTGTGAATTGATTTGCCTATCATAAAAGTGTATTTAAAACAGAATGGATAAAGAATATTGTGACAGACCCGCCGATCATGTAATCAGTTGGCACATGTAAACTGAGAAAAATCAGTCACAAATTCCCATCCCTAATTTTTCAGTCTCAATATTACTGAAGCTGCACATGTGCACAAATTAAAAGGCTTCATATAATTCTTTTGAAATGAAATACAATCTTTTTGTTTGACTTATTACTAAAGACACCAGCCTGTTCGTTAAGCTTAGCTTATAGACTTCTTTGTCCAAAGgtaataaaacaacaactgtatataaaagatggatgtggcCTGACCAGGTTTAAAAAGTGAAGCCAC contains:
- the enosf1 gene encoding mitochondrial enolase superfamily member 1; its protein translation is MSHKIVNLRVRDVRFPTSLEQHGSDAMHTDPDYSAAYVVLDTDSGLKGFGLTFTLGKGTEIVLCAVKALAGLVIGKSLQEIVSNFRGFYRLLTSDGQMRWLGPEKGVIHLATAAVLNAVWDLWARAEGKPLWKLLVDMDPKQIVSCIDFRYITDVLTEEEALDILVKAQEGKKQREDQMLKEGYPAYTTSCAWLGYSDQQLKQLCSDALKSGWTRFKVKVGADLEDDIRRCRLIRQMIGPSSTLMIDANQRWDVAEAISWVSRLAEVKPLWIEEPTSPDDILGHAAISKALAPLGIGVATGEQCHNRVMFKQFLQASALQFVQIDSCRLGSVNENLAVLLMAYKFQVPVCPHAGGVGLCELVQHLILFDYICVSADLTNRMCEYVDHLHEHFTSPVVIQDAHYMPPKDPGYSCEMLEESVNRHEYPEGDIWKQEIKK